tcagccataggatctattatgtatgccatgctgtgtaccagacctgatgtaaaccttgccgtaagtttggtagcaagataccagagtaatcccggcaaggaacactggacagcggtcaagaatatcctgaagtacctgaaaaggacaaaggacatgtttctcatttatggaggagacgaagagctcgtcgtaaagggttacgtcgacgctagcttcgactcagatccggatgactctaagtcacaaaccgaatacgtgtatatgttgaatggtggagcagtaagctggtgcagctgcaagcagagcatcgtggcgggatctatgtgtgaagcggagtacatggcagcctcggaggcagcgcatgaagcgatttggatgaaggagttcatcaccgacctaggaatcatacccaatgcgtcggggccaatcaaactcttctgtgacaacactagagctattgcccttgccaaggagcccaggtttcacaagaagaccaggcatatcaagcgtcgtttcaactccatccgtgaaaatgttcaagatggagacatagaaatttgcaaagtacatacggatctgaatgtcgcagatccgttgactaaacctctctcgcgagcaaaacatgatcaacaccagaactctatgggtgttcgattcatcacaatgtaactagattggtgactctagtgcaagtgggagactgttggaaatatgccctagaggcaataataaaagtattattatatttcattgttcatgataattgtcttttattcatgctataactgtattatccggaaatcgtaatacacgtgtgaatacatagaccacaatatgtccctagtgagcctctagttgactagctcgttgtgatcaacagatagtcatggtttcctggctatggacattggatgtcgttgataacgggatcacatcattaggagaatgatgtgatggacaagacccaatcttaagcatagcacaaagatcgtgtagttcgtttgctagagctttgccaatgtcaagtatctcttccttcgaccatgagatcgtgtaactcctggataccgtaggagtgctttgggtgtatcaaacgtcacaacgtaactgggtgactataaaggtgcactacaggtatctccgaaagtgtctattgggttgacacggatcgagactgggatttgtcactccgtatgacggagaggtatctctgggcccactcggtaatgcatcatcataatgagctcaaggtgaccaaggtgttggccacgggatcatgcattacggtacgagtaaagtgacttgccggtaacgagactgaacaaggtattgggataccgacgatcgagtctcgggcaagtaacgtaccgattgacaaagggaattgtatacagggtttgatcgaatcctcgacatcgtggttcaaccgatgaaatcatcgaggagcatgtgggagccaacatgggtatccagaccccgctgttggttattgcccgagagtctctcggtcatgtctgcgtgtctcccgaacccgtagggtctacacacttaaggttcggtgatgctagggttgtatgaatatgagtatgcagcataccgaatgttgttcggagtcccggatgagatcccggacgtcacgaggagtttcggaatggtccggaggtaaagaataatatataggaagtggtatttcggccatcgggaaagtttcggggtcacccggtaatgtaccgggaccaccggaagggtcccgggggtccaccgggtggggccacccatcccggagggtcccatgggctgacgtgggaggggagccagcccatagtgggctggtgcgcccccctaggcccaccccctgcgcctagggttgaaaccctagggtgggggggggggcgcaccacatgccttggggggcactcctccccccccttggccgccgcccccttgggagatctaatctcccagggccggcaccccccctggggtcctatataaaggagggcaggggggagggcaaaaAAACACCTattgccttggcgcctccctcaccctgctacacctcgtcctcctcccgtagatgcttagcgaagccctgctggagttctgctgcatccaccaccacaccgtcgtgctgctggatcatcatcaacctctccttcccccttgctggatcaagaaggaggagacgtctcccgccccgtacgtgtgttgaacgcggaggtgctgtccgttcagcacttggacatcggtgatctgaatcacgtcgagtacgactccatcatcaccatccccttgcaagcttccgcacgcgatctacaagtggtatgtagatgcaaactcactcccttgactcgttgcttagatgaactcatagatggatcttggtgaaaccgtagaattttttttaattttctgcaacgttacccaacaagaCCATGCTAACATTGTAGGTGCATATCCTTCCTACAAGATTGTCGTGTTTGTGTAGCAAATGCCACACCAAAGTTGAGTGTTGGATGTTTAAGCATCACACCACCATTTCATGTGTATATTTGGACCACCTACTGGTGGGTGTGCTCTTACTACCTTCCCTCGCATGGTTTTCAGAGATGAGTCAATCCGCAAGGCCCACGCGATCTACGCCTTTGACCGGACTCGAGAGGGGTTTGACCGGGGTGAACTCTACTTGGTTTGCGTTACGGTAGGTCATCGTGACATGCCACACCACGTTTGTGCACATACCTTCTCAAGATTCCTCACCGGTAGTGCTAAGTGCGGCACCTCTATAGGTGCAGAACCTTTATGCGGTATTTGTCGTGTTTATGAGGCAAGTTCGCATCAAGTGTTGTATTGGGTATGTATACATCACACCACACTTTCATGCATATATTTGGGACGCATGCTGGTGGGTGTGCTCTTTTGACTCTCCCTCGCACGGTTTTCAGAGATGAACCGATCTGCAAGGCCTGCGCGATCTTCTTTGACTGGGCTCGAGAGGGGTTTGACCGGGGTTAACTCCTCGTGGTTTGTGTTACAGTAGACCATGATGACATGCCGGAATAATATTCAAGGATAAGTGGAGAGAGATGAGAAAATTGAAGGCATGGAAAATAAGGTCATGAAAACTGTCGGGGCAGAATGATTGCGAAAGAGAAGAAAGAAATAATATTTAAATGGTAAATATATATATGCAACCAAAATCATTTTAAAACTTATGTTCTTGCAAATTTTTTGCAAAGGATAAGCCGAGTTTATTCAGGAAGCACTCGGCTTATATTACATGTAAGCCGCGAAAGCACTCGGCTTATAAGGCGTATAAGCCGAGAGCCATGATGGGGCGCACGGTTTATAGGCTGCTCCGTGACGACGCCGTCAACGACCTTCATTGTAGACACGTGGCAAATATGTTTGCCGAATGTGCGTTATAAGCCGAGTGCTTTTTTGTATAAATACCGTGTGCATTATGGAAGCCGAGGGCTTTTCGGGGCACTCGGCTTACAAGACATTATAAGCCGAGTGCTTTTTGTTTGCCGAGTGTTATTTATCCCACACTCGGTTTAGAGGGAATATAAGCCGAGTACCCGATAAATAGCTCGCGGCGTATAGGCTAACACACGGGAAAACGGGATTTTCCTGTAGTGTATCACCGAATCGGGTCATAGTAAAAGGACAAAAATGGACGATCTAAATCCTCATTTGTTGGTCGTCACCCAACAAAACTCATGAACCAGATGAATTACCGCCGATAGCAGTTTTACTGTTCACATGTGGAGACGTCTACTGCCAAGATTATTATCTCGGTTGATCATCAAGACTGTGGGCCCATGTGTCATATGCATCTCTTCAAAAGCTCCTCGACATGGGGCAAGCCCAACAAGATGGCGACAATGGTCAGCGACATGAGCACCGATCGGTGAGGGGAATTTGCTCGCCGATGGCGGCAGCCTCGCCGTGCCAAGCCGACGTACGCATCCATGTGTCCATTCGGCCGTTGGCCGCGGTGTTTTTGGCTGAACTTTGGTTGGCAGCCGCAGAGCCGTGCTTCGGTTTCATGCCCGATGCCACCTGCTTCGTGCAGTTTCTCGCAGCTATGCGCCGCCGCTCTCAGCAGTCATCGATTCGACGCCACCACCGGCGCCTCGTGCTGAATGGCCAACTTGCAAGGCTGAGCTGTGTCGGTCCTTGCCGCCATGCCAAGCCATGACTGCGTCGTATGAGCCGCACGTACCACGCTATAGGCTGGCTACCGCCGCCCACCGCGTGCCTCGGTACCACTAGTAGCACACGTCAGCAGCCGGTTCACCCACGCATcgccgtgcttgctatggtcaagccGCATGCTGGCGCGCTCGCCGCCACGTTCACGCCACGCATGCAGGCCGCCACGACCCCTAGTCCTAGTCGTGTCGCGCACGGGCCCTACTGGCCCCGTCACGCTCCGCTGAGACCCCGCCGCCACCAGTGTGTTGGCCCTGCTGCCCGAATGTCTCCGCATCAGCCGACTCTAGTCGTCGGCCCGGACAGGGTAGGCTCAAGACGGATCAACAGTGGAGGGAGAAAGGGGAATCAAGGGTGGACTGGAAAAGGGGATCGGGAGAGAGTAATATGACTTGCGGACCCGTACTGTTGGTGAGAATAGCTCCTGCACCGGACTGGGATCATCTCTTTTCCCAGTGCGCCGAACACGACTAGTGATAGAATAGACCGGAATCAAAAAGATCAGGGTACCAACCAACTTCAGGGATTTAAAGTTGAGAATTCATTTACGTTGGTCTCTACAAAGTAAGGGTTTATTTCAGACTTTTCTCGTGCCGGCGGTGTACGTCATGGCTCATCTAACACAGTGAACACGGCATACAGTGCACCTGCCGTTGCCTTTCTTCAGCAGAATTTTGGCCGAGTCATGCAGAGGAGCCCCTGGTGACGAACTTGTAATCGACAGCAATCCCTACCGAGTCTTTGTCCCTAGAAATCTAGAGCATCCGACGGACAGAAGAGCTGAGTTCTGTGGGTTAGGTATACGGCACCCAAAGCTGCACATGCACAGCGCTGTTACCCGCAGGCCGTGGCACACCTGCTCTGGCTGTCCAAGTCCAAGTCGGCGACCCAACAGCCTCTACCGAGTCTTTGCTCGCCGTCCCGCACCCAAACGGCCGGCAGCGCATCGCGCGACGCCGACCAACCAATATATATTCCGAGTCCAAGTCCAAGTCGCCGACCCAGCAGCGACGTATCCGCCTGCCGGAACGATCTTGACCAACTCCACGTGCGGCTTTTCGTGTCAGGTCGCAGCACGTCTCTCCGCCTCTCCGACACCGTCAACAATCGACCGCGTCTCTCGTCCGCGTCAGGGCTCCACTTTCCTGCCCCCGTTTCCTCGTATATATACATACAGAGCACGAGCGGAGCCATCGGAAACCAAGCATCCATCAAAGCAGCACACTCGCATACCAGGAAACCGAAACGCATCAAGGCTAGGCGCCGCTGACCATGGACAGGATCTTGGCTTTCTCTATCCCCAGCTCCTCGCCCGCGGACATCGCGGGTGCCAGCTACGCCACGCCCACGCGCCATTCATGGAGGTGCCGCAGCGGGGAGCAGCCGGAGAAAGCGACGGACCAGCAGCGGCAGGAGGAGAATGTCGACCAGGGCTCTCGGCCGGAGAAGAAGCGGGAGGTGCGGTTCGCCCCGGAGTTCGACGGCATCAACTGCTTTGAGTCTATCATCTCCATCTGAGCGGCTGATCTGCTGCTGTCTCGGGATAGTTAGCGAGCTTCAAGTCTATTTTTGCTGGTTTCTTAATTAGTATGTTCAGAGGAGGTGAATGAATTACTGATCATACGCTTCATGCTCATCTTTTATATATGCTGCTAACTCGTGCAATAAATTCTATTTAGTGTAAGATAAAAAAAATGAAGAATTGCTGCCCCCAACTCCCTGTGTGATACTTAAAATGTTAAAACACACGCATGTTCTTCTTTTTGCAGAAAAACAACGATGCATTGATCAATGGGGAAAAAGCCACAGAAAGATAAATAATGAAATTAAATACTAAATACTCAGCCAACCTTTACTTTTGTGATTAATGCTTGTGCTATATATAAGTCTATATTCACATGAACATATAGCAAGGTCCAATAGTTCATGTACGCTTTGATACTTATTCTTACTTCTGTTTGACATGTTAGCGTGCAAATAATTAGCTATTAGTCTATTACGCAATGTTCAAAAAAAAAAGCTATTACGCAACCAGAGGAAAGCGTCGAGAGATGATCGAAAGGGGTTCACAAATGTTTGGGAATCAGAAGCATCAGGAGCAAAGCAGTTTGTACTCGGTGAATTCAGTAGCCTGTGAAATATCCACATTCTATACAAAATCCAGGAAACATGGCACATGTTAGTAATGAGTTGTCACCAGCGAATGATGGCACAACCTGAAAGATTTGCCCCCTCTCGCGCGGGGTGAAATGTTGTTTATTGATTTGTTTTCTGGAAATGAAATCGAGGTGAAAAGTTTGTCAATTTGAAAATAAGAGTTGAATGGCAATTGTGATTGACATTTACCCACTTGGCTAGTTCCATCTTAAGGCTAAGTTGACCAACCTTTCTACATAATAAATTCTTTGGCAGCATACTTCACCATCTGTATGTTATTTTCTCTAAGCAATGAGGTGGCTTCTAATTTGTACCGAGCCAGTGAACTAATAAATTTTATTATCAGAAGGCCAACGGTGACGGTTGTGGTTCAGTCCAGACCAAACCAATTAGTTCGGCCGAGTAAGAATATGACGCAGTATGCAACAAGATTGGAGTTTATTTGTGGAGCAGGTGATATTTGCGTGAAAGAAACGCGTCCACTTCTTTCGGGACTAGGCGCATCATGTTTTGGATTTGCTTTCTCTGAACATCTCTATAACACGTCAAACATAAAACTACAGTGCCTGTAAACTCTTTCCCGAAAGTCTAGACACAAGAGCTTATGCACATATTAACCACGATTCGAGTCTGTTGCTTCCATATGAATGTGatcaaatcaaaagaaaataagagTTCGGTCGCACATATATACATGTAACTCTGCACACCTCCTGGCCAAATGTGACTGAAAGCACCGATCCTCCGGAGACCGACCGCCACACACGCAGCACAGCTTCGTCAAACCAAGAAAGAATCAAGAATTACACACCCCCGGATCAGCCGAGCGTCCCTCAGAAATGGAGTTCACTGACGCCAGATGATGGTCTCGAAGCAGTCAATCCCGTCGAACTCCGGCGCGAACCGCGGCTGACGCGGCGGCGGAAGCTGCGACTGCGACTGCGGTTTCCCCTTTCCAAgctgctgctggtgctgctgcTCAGCCTCCGGCCGCTTCTCGTCCTGCTGCATGCCCCGCCAGGAAAGCCTCGCCCAGCTGCCGCGGGCGCCGGGGTTGTTATCGGCCGGCGACGCGCTTAGGATAAAGAAGACAAGCATCTTGTCCATGACCGATTAGAGACGCGCGATTGATTCCCGCAGCAGATTCGTTGGTCTTTGCTTGGTTTGTGTCTTGCTATGGTTGATGAAGGGAGGGAAGAATGAAGCCTGTCTTATATACGTCGGAGCATCGAGGATAATTTGGACACGGCGGTTACCTGCGCTGGAGGACTCCATATTATTCGTGGCCGCGGTCGCGAGAGAGAACCTGCGAGCGAGCTTGCGATGCATGCGGTGGCGTGGCCTCACACATGTTTCTTTTCTCTCTCCCCCGTTGCTGCTGGCCTGCTGCCATCTCTGGCTTGTCCAAGAGTTGACGTGCTGACAGACCGGTACGCAGCTGTATTTGTTTTTTGACGAGGTAAGGGTACGTATGTGttttttttttgtgtgttttttcTTTGAGATATTTCTATTTGATAGTTGGGTACGTGGGTGTTTTtttaggtgttggtcacatgtgCACAAGCTTTGATTCTGGGTCTTTGCCTACTCGGTCTGATATTATatttcatctagatgagttctaggcacTCCTTATAATTACACGCCAATATCCAGCAAAGTTCAGAGCTTTAGACATGACAAATAAAATTATTTTTGTCGAGTTGCCAAATTCTGGCAATTTTGCCATGCCCGCCAACTAAAATTTTCATGCTCACGCAAACATATATTGTCATGAAGAATATTCGATTTGCCATGCTTAAAAAATCTGATCTCAATTTAGCTCTCTAGGCAGGAACTTAACTAAAAAAATACAAAATTATAGGCCGAGTACGTTAAATACTTCTAAATAGTACGTTAAATACTTCTAAATGTTAAGGAATTTAGCAAGGTTACTTGTGGGCAAATACAAACCTCGTTTGGGAAAAACCAACAGGTTACTCGTGACTCCGTGAGCTGACAGAGAGAGGGAGGCGTCCATCCAAAAAGTGAGAGCAAGGGCGTGCGACGCGCTTGGCAGCGCTCCTGCGCCGGTGGCTCCTCTCGACCTAAAGCGGGATCAGAGATGCAGAATTTCAGGTATCAAAGATATGGATTTTGGTGCTCGGGGGAATGTGTTGCTCAGGAAGGATCTCGAGGAAGGAGTCGGCCCGGAAGAAACCCGATCCGGTCCGTATGgcatggagatgtttgggaaaggatTCACGAATCCTTGATGGTGGGAAAGGAGATCGATCTTGACCGGTTCGAGGTGTGATTCAAGGTGTTAGAGTTGTGtcaaatattgtgtacaaggtaggttagaaTATTACTTGTAGTTGTATTGCGTTTAGATAGGGtacggagtcgtgtcctagtaggacacttgtatcctaggcctctcatatatagcgagggtagacacacgatgtaacctatgccaacataatagcacgggcacgcgggggagccggcggcgtgtgccgatgCCCGGGCGaccggggtgcggtattgtagcggtgtcatggggaggagcgcccatagtcagtccccggggatgtagccatatcggtgaacctcgttaacaaatctcggtgtcgtgctcgtgtgattgcttggtcctcactAAATCgatggtatgcctcggatttattctaacaaatggtatcatgagcaaggttcaaTTTAAGGAGTTGCTGGATCGTTGATTTAGAGAAGAGCGATGGAGACCGGCTGCAAATGAGCACGGCTTGCGTGCGAGACGTCGGGCAGCAATCTGAGATTATTGCATGTAAAGCAATCAAAAGCAACACAAAGCAGATCGATCCATGTGCAGGCATCGTAACGTGCGGTGGCCAACGCACGAGAGCAGGAGTCCGCGTACAGCGGCAGTGGCAAGCAGCTCGATCGGGCATGCGGGGCAAGGCTGCACGAGCGGCGTATTGGATACAGACGATTGAGCATCTCGGCAGGATTTTGATCGGACTCGGAGGCTCGGGCGGTGTGTACGCGGGTGGTCTACGTGGGCGGTGTAGCAGCAGGAGCGCCCGGCTGGATAAGGTCCAGGTGGGCTGTGGCCCATGAGGGGCTGCAGACCAAGGCGCGGGTATGGCCTTGTTGCAGAAGCAGGAGACGCGCGTACGAGATAGCCTGAGGACAAGGTGCTGCGTGTTGGGACGTGCGTTCGAGATTTGTGTGGTAAAAAAAAGGAATATCTTCGCGCAGGCTCAGTCAGGAGATCAACTTTTATTGGCAAAGTTTATGCATGTATCGCGTCAGGTATAGGACGCGGTGGCTGGTTGAGGCCCAGGAGCCGGTGCATGAGGTTGCTAATTGAAGCATCAGGAGTTTTCTATGGAAAATTGGCACAAATACCGAGGGTTTCTTTTGGACAAAGAAGCATGTATGCATGGCAATTGGCATGAGTGCAATGCGTACGAGAAGCTGCTTGGGTTAAAATAATTTCTCGGATGAAAGTGCGGCATGATGCATAGTTGGTCAAGATGGAGCGCGTGCGAGGATGGGGACGTGCGTATAAGGCTCGAAGGAGTCTGGAGCATGTTGTGGCTGGATCATGCATACACAAGGCACGGAGTGCGGGTGGACACGACGTATggtggagcatggttgcagtcggataCTTTTGGTTGGGTCGGACTGGACCGTCTGGCGGATCGACGGAGATGTCGGTCAAAGCagaagacggtggtgattttggcGACGACGAGTCGACGACATagaagcgtgatgctgatggtgaccgacttctggggcgtggaaacacgtggcgcaggcccgGAGGgcctgtgtggcttcgacaagactatgccgcgggattgattcaaggtggtgtatacacggagcttgaagtcgatggggcgaggggtggactgatcatctaccatggagtcatgttgaaggtggagctggagtctggaaGACTTCACTCAGtgctgattgaggggctacggcgtaagtcgacaaagagtcgaagcctattcagcgggaaaaagcgagtgacatgcagttcggactggagcccagtggtctgatggaagtgtgaaactcgtcatcgatcgatgatgatcggtggtactctgcagtgggggttgggtgatgtgggttcgcgacccttgagactcggccgggatagcggaggctcgacgcggtaatagcgacgaggtgtgcggtatgcacgggacatggagacgggccagggctctggtggtcatacatgtggtgagacaaatgcgaatttgactcgggatgactacaagcaatggtaaAATTCCTTTAAGTTTCAGACAGGCGATCAAGAAAGGAgcagtgatgttgagttcaggtaactcttatgtgtgacacccaatatgtgaattgttcactttcacgcaggtcagagATCAATGTGTGATGGTGTTGGACTAATACTCCGGAAGTTGGGAGCACAGACTAGAGTaaagaggaacttaattttgctcgagtgttgactgtggtcaggAAAAGGAGGGGCTACAAGTTGCAGACGGAGTCATATGGAGTATTTTGAGTAGCAACGgttctcatgggataagctcaagtccaatgtacatggaagtttgacgcattgacgaattcaaggtggtggagaatattcgtcaaggtggagtttgttatagttgtgtcaaatattgtgtacaaggtaggttacaattggacttgtagttgtattgtgtttagataggatatggagtcgtgtcctagtaggacacttgtatcctaggcctctcatatatagcaggGGTATACACACGATGTAacttatgccaacataatagcacgggcacgcgggggagccggcggcgtgtgccggtgcccgggcggccggggtgcggtattgtagcggtgtcatggggaggagcgcccatagtcaggccccggggatgtagccctatcggtgaacctcgttaacaaatctcggtgtcgtgctcgtgtgattgcttgatcctcactagatcgacggtatgcctcggatttattctagatCGACCGTATGGCATGGAGATGTTTAGGAAAGGATTCACGAATCCTTGATGGTGGGAAAGGAGATCGATCTTGACCGGTTCGAGGTGTGATTCAAGGTGTTAGAGTTTTGtcaaatattgtgtacaaggtaggttacaattgGATTTgttgttgtattgtgtttagataggatatggaatcgtgtcctagtaggacacttgtattctAGGCCTCTCACATATAGCGGggttagacacacgatgtaacctatgccaacataatagcacgggcacgcgggggagacggcggcgtgtgccggtgcccaggcggccggggtgcggtattgtagcggtgtcatgggaaggagcgcccatagtcaggccccggggatgtagccatatctgtgaatctcgttaacaaatctcggtgttgtgCTCGTTTGATTGCTTCGTCCTCAAtagatcgacggtatgcctcgaatttattctaacacaAGGAACGCGGCGACGGGGATATGATTGAGATGTAGAATGGATGAGTGGAAATGTAAGAGTATGTGATTTCAACAGGGATCACAATAGAGGAGAGGGTTTGTCTCCTGGATGAGCTACTCCAACCTGGAGATGAGGGTCTTAATTGCCACACCTTCAGATCTCATACGTCACTCACTCAAGCAGTAGAGACATCCCAATCCATGAGCACAAACAACGCACCATTACATTTGCTCAATCTTAGTTTGAGGGCACACATGTACACAGTTACACACCATTATATATGCCCAATATTAGTTacatttttttagaacgaaggctcaaggagagcccggctttgaattaacaaagccatcaaccggccaggagatACAAACACCCACAGTTACAACGAAGCATAGCAAACaagcaaaagaaaaggaaaacaaaaaaagacGGCAGATACAAGGTGATGCCCGAAACAACTTCCTAGCCCCAACACGTACAAGCAAACAGGAAATAAGCAGTACAGACTAGCTTGATGTTGCTGAAGCCCTTCAATGCGCgagtggagcaccataaccctgacAGAGAGCAAACTTCAGGGGGAGTTACAGCCCAGCAAAGATGGACATGCCCTCATCTACTCCGATAGGTGGACGCCGTCCTCGTACTGACCCTCTCCACTTCCGAAGGGGACCCCTGCCCCTCGCCCTGGATCGAAGGGCGCCGTACTGTTGGCAAGTGGCAATGCTCCCCTGAGCAAGGATTGGTACAAGCTTCCAGGTCACCATGGGAGATTCTCAGCACGACCCACCTGCTGCGCTAAGAACACCAAACGAAGAGCCTCATCAAGACACAATAACCCACACCCAAGGAAGAGAAGTTGT
This portion of the Triticum dicoccoides isolate Atlit2015 ecotype Zavitan chromosome 7A, WEW_v2.0, whole genome shotgun sequence genome encodes:
- the LOC119328275 gene encoding uncharacterized protein LOC119328275 is translated as MDRILAFSIPSSSPADIAGASYATPTRHSWRCRSGEQPEKATDQQRQEENVDQGSRPEKKREVRFAPEFDGINCFESIISI